CTAACTTCAACCCTTTCAAGAAGTGCCTCATCTTAGCATGAACATTCATAGCAATATGTGGCACGTATTTCAGCAATGCAGAATACCGAGACTCATACTCAGCAACATACATACTGCCCTGTCTCAAATCCTCGAATTATCTCTCTTTCTTCAGTCTGGCTGCTATAGAAAAATACTTATCAAGAAAACGAGAccgaaacacatcccaatcaaCAGTACGGCCCTGAGCTCTCAATCCGACCTCAGTCGTCTGCCACCACAATAGTACATTCCTCGAAAGCTGAAATGTAGCCAATCGTAACCAAGCAGACCTAGTACACGGAGCGGTCACAAATATCTGCTCTATCCTCTCAATCCACTCCTCGGCTCACTCACCAGTCTCATAACTATCAAATCTCGGCGGAAGATAACTGCTGAACTGTGCCAAAGTCAACTCACCATGCAATAAAGGCTGATCTGCAGGTGCCTGTTCCATAGGAGGAGGTGGCAATGGATTCATCTGTCCAAACCCACTGTAAACCTCTTCTGTTTCCTCGTCTGGATGTACATGTTCTCTAGCTGCCATCACTAGAAATCAAATTgttaatcataacatttaacaattacaatccAGTAATCATCATCACATCTTTCGCATGAAAGTACACACAATtaaagaacaatcaatcataTTGAGAAAACATCAATAACAAGTCAAATGCACAAACACACGCAGATAATATCGTCATCCAACTCCCTCATCACAAACCCAACTCCTAACCATCCCAGACATCtaacatatgctctgataccaccaatgtggcgccccaaacctcgccacgtaatcatatcacatgtgacgtcatatgcataaaaattttcttttcgacgacgtaataatataatgcatatacgacaaaatagtgcaatcaccacattttctacgtcagtgtagcagaaacagtataataaatacacacatacaactcaaataagacaataaactATACTGTCTCTATCGACTAttaatgtaaggcccgagattttattactgtaatctgagattaatctgaaatgatttatttattaattgatatgattatagatgaaacggatcagaccgggagagccgaaagaagatttgacatgaggtgcaagaagagtccccgcgcacatgcgcgacatgtatgggcgcacatgcgcgaggaagacagaactatgcgcgcacatgcgcggcttgaatgcgcgcacatgcgcggaacgtccagaaccTTGGGCGCATCTACGCGgctggaggcgcgcatatgcacgagtgaAGGAATGtgcgagacagaacatctcgcgcatatgcgcgagatatgtcgcgcatatgcgcgagaagataaaTGCCGAAGGTGTCGGGCCGAACCTCCGGCGCATATGGGCgtctttgtgcgcgcatatgcgcgcggaaTGCAGAATGGAAAAATGCCACTTGGTCTCTTgaatgcaacgtgtatatatatgtatatataagaaACAAGCCAATCTTCAGAAGGAAAAATGAAGAAGGAAAACGagggaagaagctccaattcctttcgggtgagaatttgagtgttacgcaaaatccgtccgtttgTTTTTGAATCCGGACACGGTACTGTactcctatcaacgcaggctacaactggacgtaagttttgttacgtttagacatgatttgaaattatgatattttcagaattgaatatgaatcagatatagtgtttctgctacagtagacattgtataattgaagtcagattaaagaatagactgtttatacaattctTATgaatttcgaaagatattgattgggatttgatatcagagttgtgttgttactgatcttaagtgtacagatattgagattattaattctgatattatatctgtgatgttgagattgaaggggatatcgaaactgtattgttatgccgtcgaaacatcagttgatttagagtgatcagattcagtaatgatttcgatgatatcgttgatatgaattagattgtaccttgttcagatatggatcagattatatactgatttgagtattgatcaaaacaggttttgaatcgaattatatactgatattgtatttatgtgattgtcattgccagactgggtatggacagattggaatacaagacttcgtcttcgtcagaccgggaagacaaaggtataattcatgttttgtttggggaagacacaactcaaatgagattcaatttgagtttcccaacaaaatcacatactagaattgttgtttatctttttatgtgattatgctttgtttatagatttatattcaagcatttgagataggaaagtcatttggtagattcgccaaattactagatgttcggtggtatcgacgcttcggatcagagtcactccgattgtagatattcgatacagacaggaccgaagtctaggaataagacgtacagtcaccccgattgggagggtaggtgacagacagtgacgtcttattcacaccgggatccctagagttagagttgagttgagtcaagatatgaattgaattgagttgcatgcttattttattttggtttcagagattatggaactcATTGtcactgcatgcttattttgatttagtttcatagactatgaaacatattgctattgattttatgcatgatagtatgctttattatttatattgtgtacatgcatgcctaccatgttttatactaggatttattctcaccggagtatccggctgttgtcttgttttgtatgtgtgcatgacaacaggtgggacaggatcggggtcaagaagatgatgagagaagacgagtttagagtggtgattccggacttattgtagacttggtttaatacttgaaatttagtagttgaaccttagactagtttgaataagtgttgtacattattgtacttttatactgagatgtatattagttaaattccattacgttccgcacttacatttttaaaaagaaaaatttttagaccctgtttattttaattgataattaaatcacaaagatgattaagaagatgattagcgtccaggtccccacaacaggtggtatcagagcgatagatcctttagactgagatagaagagcatgagcggggtagattgagttttctttccttgcatgtgattgctagcatgagatttattttaatgttgatttacattatgtatgctagcatgatactatgatttactgctttgaaatacatgtttaccttattatccgatttgagttggtattatgtattattgagtatgaatcagatctgattcatgatcagcagtaagatgatccgagaaagttgatattaaatgaatatgagtgtgtgttaataatggaaaagtgttaatgtaatgaatatgtGGCTCGTGGACCCCATAATTTTTGAGGAGATGGAAAGTTAATAACATAGATTAATGTGGACGAATGCGGATGCCCTAATGGATCGTTCACATGGAATGCCTTTATCTTGGCTCCACACCTGTTTCCATCCATTGTTATTCTAACTTAAATTTAGACTTTTTCGACCAAAATATGGCCATTACCCAATTTAATTTTGGCGATTTTCAACTTACTCCCTGGAAATTATAAtggaattttcaaatttttgtccCATTTACATCCTTTCTCCAATTAATTTATATCTAacaaaatgaaataaatccatCCACAAATAACCTTGTATGTATGCGACTAAATCCCATAAACAAGTCCAAAAACAGCACATACAAACCATACGTAGATGAACATCAAATCAAAAATGCTAAAGAATTAACAGAAACAACCTTAAGAAACctaataagaaaaagaaaaatcccTCAAAATGGCAAGCTCTTTGATGTGGAACTCAAAGTGAGGGACTTGAAATGGTCAGAGGGTACAAAATCATGAGGCAAATTAGCCCTCTTCACCATCATCTCCATGTTGTTGTGCAAACTCTGTTGCACTAGTTGCTTCACCGCCTTCTTTTCTTGGCTCATCATCTTGTCCTCGTCTCCGAATGGCGACTCATCTCGACGATCAGATTCCATCGACAACGACGTCCCAATTAGCGGAGCCGACACTGCTCCACCTCCACTACTGGAAACTTGCTTCCCTTTATCCGCCCTGAAAAAGCATTCTAGCATCCTTGAAGCTCTCTTCTGAGCCAACGGAGTGCCTAAAAGAGTTAACTCGAGCAAGGACGAAACGATTCCGGCATCAATCATGGCCTGTCTGTCTCCATATGACTTGTGAGCCACTACTATAAGAATGTAGGTTGCCTTTTCCTGGCACCCTGGTGAATCTGTCCAATTCAGGACATCAACGAGAATCAGAAACGCATCCGGCACAGTACTGATTCGCTTCCGGCCATCGGATACTGCCACTATATTGCTGAGAATCGAGAGGATGATTTCACTAACATCCATGTCTCCAAGATTGTTCACTAGATATGGCACCAGATCAGTTTCCAGCAGATTATACATATTCAAAGGCGAGATTGAAAGATTATACAAAGCTCGCAACGAGTCGGTATTCGCAAGGGAACCGACATTTTCGTCATGATTTTGAAGGGTTTCTACCAAAAATGGGATTGCTCCAGAAGAGCCAATGATTGGCTTGTTAGAGTCCAAAGCACTTAATCCAAGAAAATTGGCTACTACTGCCTCCGAAATGGCCGGATTCGGAGCCCCGTTAGGAGATCGAACCAGCTTCAGCATTTTGTGAACAACACCGGCTTTCACAATGGCGGATTTGTTGGCATCATTGCCAATGGCGAGGTTGAGTAGAGCATAAAGAGCAGTGATCTGAGAATTGGAAGTGGGATCTTGACCGCCGTCAAGCAACGCCACAAGCGGCGGAATGGCTCCTAGAAGAGCCAGAGTAGTTCTAGCTTGTGGGTTGTCCTTGGTCAGCCGTCTAACCTCCATCGCCGCCTCCACCACCTCCGCCATTGACTCCACCTGCAATCTCTTGGCTACTCTCTTCAACCGTCCGAGCTCCTCTTCCTTCCTCCTCACCTCCTCGTTCTCCCACCACTCCGGCTGCTTCAAAATCTCCGACAACTTCTCCGATCCAGGCTGTTTCTTATCTCCCGCCTTCTTCCGCCGACTATTCCCCTGAATACCACATCTTCCGCCGCCGCAGCGCACGCTGTCAATGATCAAAGACCAGAGCTTCAGGGGGCGGTCCAGCACCACCGAATCCGAGTCCTTGCCGCCTCCACCGTTCACCATTGCTTCCGTAAACATCATATCCACCTACATTACACCCAAATCCCAGGCAAAAAACACAAAGTTGAGGAATTTTTCACTGTAAATCAATGTGTTTTTTGTGGGGTGTTAGTGGCTTTACCGGGTAGTAGGGTGTAGATAGTCAAATTTTTTCCCTTAAAACAAATGATCTTCtgacgagctaacgagccgaatattgtagagcttgaacttgattcgtttatcttaacgaacctcattaaacgagctcaaacgagcttttatcaaATCGAgattcgaatagctcacaaacgatttggttcatttacatccatATATATACGGGCTCTAACATTTAATAATCATCGACAACTTATTTAAGAAATAGTCATTCTTtgggattttttatttttaaaaaaaatatggtaAGTGctttaattcaaaatttatacaTTATTTTAAGGAAATGTAGACTGGATTTTGATCAGCCTAAACTGGATCCGGGGTTACAAAGTATTGGATTTAAATAATCTAGGATTGACAATATTGCAAGcagagattactaaataattcaaTCTTTGATTTTTACCTGGATGATTAACATGtgacatatataaaatattcaaataGTTATtagtaatataataaaattcaaatcaCATTGtacgttttaaaatttttatttttacatttaaaattttcttttgacACTCGTAcggtttaaattaaataaacatatatttgaTGTTTAGTAatatatttttagtaaaattttcACTTGGCACCAACTACTCTGCTATTAATGGATGTAGCTTTTGTTGTAATTCCCTACGgacttttttcaaaaatatttctttgatcttcGAATCAGATCCACGACTAGAACAATTGTTCATCTTCtagattgcactagaaatttagaagagaTTTTTCGTAGAGATTAAAATTCAAAAGGTGGCTCAAACCCTTAATTTTTATTCAAGGTGGCCAAAAAATTAGATAGAAGAATGGAGAGTGATTTTCGAATTTTTGAGGTTTGGAGGCTACGGTTTCTTTGTCTCCCACTTAAACATGCATCCATGATCTAATTTTCATAATTCAATATTTAGGTTCTTTAATTAAACTTAGCGAGCTCGGTTAATTAATTGTACTAGtacaactagtttaattaattatattaaagtccattaagaactttaattatttagcttgttggacttgtactcttaCAAGCTCATTAAACATAGTTCCActacatttaatttaatatttaataaactcaacttttgagtttaataatttaaattaacaaattttataaattcaactttttgaatttattttctccaaattttaaatatcataaattcgacttcttgaatttattatctcataaattcaattccttgaatttattttctcaaaattcaattatcatgaattcaactccttgaattcaatatatcataattttatataaattcaactacttaaatttattctctcataatttatataaattcaactatttaaatttattatctcaacgggaacaaaagatccagtgcttgtgtgaccctcaatagttTAGGGATACAACTAgcatgggttcacaactctttgtgattcatgacattttcttttattcgggcttaccttaATTTGCCCATTCCATGCATCAACATTTGATCaggagaatgtcagaaatcattttctgattaaacttatcgaatcatggtaatagcgtttagtagcatcgccccatgtgtgaggcctggggccgaagagggcggggggtgatcgccggtgccatcagttgcacggacaatgagcggctcctggcaggcttctaggtggagggaacatgaatgaaccgacccacacgggaatgagagggattctgagactgttctatgtaatggactgtacagttgaagagggcttaaaagatttgatttgtactactcatcatgaaggtgcatcttcttttcggtagctcttcacataagaactccaaagttaagcgtgcttgacttggg
This window of the Primulina tabacum isolate GXHZ01 chromosome 12, ASM2559414v2, whole genome shotgun sequence genome carries:
- the LOC142520684 gene encoding U-box domain-containing protein 45-like encodes the protein MMFTEAMVNGGGGKDSDSVVLDRPLKLWSLIIDSVRCGGGRCGIQGNSRRKKAGDKKQPGSEKLSEILKQPEWWENEEVRRKEEELGRLKRVAKRLQVESMAEVVEAAMEVRRLTKDNPQARTTLALLGAIPPLVALLDGGQDPTSNSQITALYALLNLAIGNDANKSAIVKAGVVHKMLKLVRSPNGAPNPAISEAVVANFLGLSALDSNKPIIGSSGAIPFLVETLQNHDENVGSLANTDSLRALYNLSISPLNMYNLLETDLVPYLVNNLGDMDVSEIILSILSNIVAVSDGRKRISTVPDAFLILVDVLNWTDSPGCQEKATYILIVVAHKSYGDRQAMIDAGIVSSLLELTLLGTPLAQKRASRMLECFFRADKGKQVSSSGGGAVSAPLIGTSLSMESDRRDESPFGDEDKMMSQEKKAVKQLVQQSLHNNMEMMVKRANLPHDFVPSDHFKSLTLSSTSKSLPF